A genomic window from Archaeoglobus profundus DSM 5631 includes:
- a CDS encoding hydrogenase maturation protease: MKVVVIGIGNILMRDDGFGVRVVEELRKMNLPATIYELGTLGIQILNYIEGYDLCIIVDVVKSGGKPGDLYVFDLDEVDFKTKNPVSLHDIGFIEALRFCGFNYKLPKIKFVGVEPEVIEFGIGLSKPVENAIPKAIKVVKQIVEEAMMNTPAPEK, encoded by the coding sequence ATGAAGGTAGTAGTAATAGGCATTGGTAACATTCTGATGAGAGACGATGGTTTTGGAGTGAGAGTTGTCGAGGAACTCAGAAAGATGAATCTGCCTGCAACGATCTACGAGCTTGGAACTTTGGGTATTCAAATTCTGAACTACATTGAGGGTTACGATCTCTGCATAATCGTCGATGTCGTGAAGAGTGGCGGGAAACCCGGTGATCTCTATGTCTTCGATTTAGACGAAGTCGATTTTAAGACGAAGAATCCGGTTAGTCTTCACGATATAGGATTTATAGAGGCATTGAGATTTTGCGGATTTAATTACAAATTACCGAAAATTAAGTTCGTGGGTGTTGAACCTGAAGTTATCGAGTTTGGCATAGGTCTCTCGAAGCCCGTTGAGAATGCAATACCAAAAGCTATAAAGGTTGTGAAGCAGATCGTTGAAGAGGCGATGATGAATACTCCCGCCCCTGAGAAGTGA
- a CDS encoding aldo/keto reductase has translation MKLEFKKIDDDKVTAIGMGTWGIGGSFTPDYSKDDEYVNVLRYGINLGLNIIDTAEMYGAGHTEEIVGKAIETVDRDSVFIISKIWPTNYGYESAKKSVKNSCKRLGTYVDLHLLHWPVDDFDRIVKTLHALEELADAGFIRYIGVSNFDLDLLIKSQEVMKKYEIIANEVRFSLIHRYPEESGLLDYMRSEKVALIAHTPLEKGLLARNKCLDEIGRKYGKTAAQVALNWLIQKDIVIAIPKAAKKEHLRENCGAMGWRLSKEDCERALNCVESL, from the coding sequence ATGAAATTGGAGTTTAAAAAGATTGATGATGACAAAGTTACTGCTATAGGTATGGGTACGTGGGGTATAGGAGGTAGTTTCACACCAGATTATTCTAAAGATGATGAATACGTAAATGTTTTGAGATACGGGATCAATTTGGGCTTGAATATCATAGATACGGCTGAAATGTATGGAGCGGGCCATACGGAGGAAATAGTGGGTAAGGCTATAGAGACTGTTGACAGGGATAGCGTTTTTATCATAAGTAAAATCTGGCCAACAAATTACGGCTATGAAAGTGCGAAGAAATCGGTTAAAAATAGTTGCAAAAGACTAGGAACCTACGTAGATTTACATTTACTTCACTGGCCAGTAGATGACTTCGATAGGATCGTTAAAACGTTGCATGCACTTGAAGAGCTCGCAGACGCTGGTTTTATCAGATATATAGGCGTCAGTAATTTTGATCTCGATCTGCTGATTAAGTCGCAAGAGGTTATGAAGAAGTATGAAATAATCGCAAATGAAGTCAGATTTTCTCTGATCCACAGGTATCCAGAGGAAAGTGGACTTCTGGATTATATGAGATCTGAAAAAGTGGCTCTAATAGCACACACACCTTTAGAAAAAGGCTTACTCGCAAGAAATAAATGCTTGGATGAAATTGGGAGAAAATACGGAAAGACTGCAGCACAAGTAGCTTTGAATTGGTTGATTCAAAAGGATATAGTCATAGCGATACCAAAAGCAGCAAAGAAAGAGCATTTAAGAGAAAATTGTGGTGCAATGGGGTGGAGATTGAGTAAGGAGGATTGCGAAAGAGCTTTGAATTGCGTTGAGAGCTTATGA
- a CDS encoding cytochrome b/b6 domain-containing protein, which produces MKYVEVLRHPLFIRLVHWSIVITGLILAISGMELGGLYGVRVFGENVLMIHITVAFVFGCLWGMFGYYMIAKEWKWISLGRIPYSIKFLYREALAWCLLGPHVKDPRGYSLKKRDYVEKIIPTQVMVWWIYVLLALLMGITGFAMYYPDQLRPIVDLAQAIGSWFNPAGQMDGYTFLRALHRLGMYLFGLVMFMHMYAVVIFGVLPSMFTGKRREKVLEE; this is translated from the coding sequence ATGAAGTACGTTGAAGTCCTTCGTCATCCTCTTTTTATTAGGCTGGTACACTGGAGCATAGTAATTACTGGACTAATCTTAGCTATAAGTGGAATGGAGCTGGGAGGACTTTACGGTGTCAGAGTATTCGGAGAGAACGTCTTAATGATCCACATAACGGTAGCATTTGTCTTCGGATGTCTCTGGGGTATGTTTGGTTACTACATGATAGCAAAAGAATGGAAGTGGATCTCTTTAGGAAGAATTCCCTACAGCATAAAGTTCCTTTACAGAGAAGCTCTGGCATGGTGCCTTCTTGGACCGCATGTCAAGGATCCAAGGGGTTACAGCTTGAAGAAGAGAGATTACGTCGAAAAGATAATACCAACACAGGTAATGGTCTGGTGGATCTATGTCCTTCTAGCTTTGCTAATGGGAATAACCGGATTCGCTATGTACTACCCAGATCAGCTTAGACCCATTGTCGACTTGGCTCAGGCGATAGGTAGTTGGTTCAACCCAGCTGGACAAATGGACGGCTACACATTCTTGAGAGCGCTTCACAGACTTGGAATGTATCTATTCGGTCTGGTAATGTTCATGCACATGTACGCTGTAGTCATCTTCGGAGTACTGCCATCGATGTTCACCGGAAAGAGAAGAGAAAAAGTTTTGGAAGAGTAA
- a CDS encoding nickel-dependent hydrogenase large subunit, with product MARVWVDPITRIEGHLGVTMETKEVNTGKMTIDVVDKAYSHTNLFRGFEIILRGRDPRDAFYITQRICGVCPAPHGEAAIQALDHAYDVTPTPTAVLIRNILQAAYYVYDHLIHTYLLVGPEIGVVCKYPPMVPPALGKEGIRKLGLGSSYVQCVDIQRKANEIVALWGGKFPHHMCEYPGGVTVKPTGDRIAQTLAKATELWEWCAHVALKDLIAIKERNEIVSERLSELLGIEHRAFADIGASWGNYLSYGIFPDPENYDDWVKAQDGQPSFRKSAVIYAGSWQNGELKPFERDKIVEYVKYSRYKDEISGMKPWDVEMTNDIVWKDKPNAYAWMKAPRYDGKVHEVGPLARMIVTYGLRWKFDVTNPITGETVSVDWEVMNPKGSVIDRVASRVVQALLFATKIMEWAVQLKDYASEYPIVSKDIPDYKYVPNEGEGWGLWEAPRGALLHYTKIKNKVIANYACVVPSTWNLGPRDDFGNPGPVEKALEGCWLPKNLSVPDVCNALWPEEDVLGMKWGDALAKAIAPLGLAELNLEPSNGAKYNTSLALAIVRSFDPCIACGVHTIELNVR from the coding sequence ATGGCAAGAGTTTGGGTAGATCCAATTACAAGAATTGAGGGTCACTTGGGAGTTACGATGGAAACGAAGGAAGTAAACACAGGTAAGATGACCATAGACGTTGTCGACAAAGCTTACAGCCATACAAACCTTTTTAGAGGTTTTGAAATAATATTGAGAGGTAGAGATCCGAGAGATGCGTTCTACATCACTCAGAGAATATGTGGTGTCTGTCCCGCACCACACGGTGAGGCTGCAATTCAAGCTTTGGATCATGCATACGACGTAACTCCGACACCTACGGCAGTTCTAATAAGAAACATCCTTCAAGCAGCTTACTACGTATACGATCATCTGATACACACATACTTACTCGTCGGTCCAGAAATTGGAGTGGTTTGCAAGTACCCGCCGATGGTTCCTCCAGCTTTGGGCAAGGAGGGGATTAGAAAACTCGGTTTAGGTTCAAGCTACGTTCAGTGTGTAGATATTCAGAGGAAAGCAAACGAAATCGTTGCCTTATGGGGTGGAAAGTTCCCGCATCACATGTGCGAGTACCCCGGTGGTGTTACCGTAAAGCCAACTGGAGATAGAATTGCCCAAACTTTGGCGAAAGCAACTGAACTCTGGGAGTGGTGTGCACACGTAGCTTTAAAGGACTTGATAGCCATAAAGGAGAGAAATGAAATCGTAAGTGAAAGATTGAGCGAGTTACTTGGAATTGAGCACAGAGCTTTTGCCGATATAGGTGCAAGCTGGGGCAACTATCTCAGCTACGGTATATTCCCAGATCCAGAAAACTACGACGACTGGGTTAAGGCGCAGGATGGTCAGCCGAGCTTCAGAAAGTCTGCTGTAATATACGCCGGTTCTTGGCAGAACGGCGAGCTGAAGCCGTTTGAGAGGGATAAGATCGTTGAGTACGTCAAGTATTCGAGGTACAAGGATGAAATAAGCGGAATGAAGCCTTGGGATGTAGAGATGACGAACGATATTGTATGGAAGGATAAGCCGAATGCCTACGCTTGGATGAAGGCGCCAAGATACGACGGAAAAGTTCATGAGGTAGGTCCTCTGGCGAGAATGATTGTAACCTACGGACTGAGATGGAAGTTCGATGTAACCAACCCCATAACTGGTGAAACCGTCAGCGTAGATTGGGAAGTAATGAATCCTAAGGGATCTGTAATCGACAGAGTTGCTTCAAGAGTTGTTCAGGCTCTGCTGTTTGCGACTAAGATAATGGAGTGGGCTGTGCAGCTTAAGGATTATGCAAGCGAGTACCCGATAGTGAGTAAGGACATTCCGGACTACAAGTACGTGCCGAATGAGGGAGAGGGCTGGGGATTGTGGGAGGCTCCAAGAGGAGCACTACTACACTACACCAAGATAAAGAACAAGGTGATAGCCAACTACGCATGTGTGGTTCCCTCAACTTGGAACTTAGGCCCAAGAGACGACTTCGGAAATCCGGGGCCAGTCGAAAAGGCTTTGGAGGGTTGCTGGCTGCCTAAGAACCTAAGCGTGCCAGATGTTTGTAATGCACTGTGGCCTGAAGAGGATGTGCTCGGAATGAAGTGGGGAGATGCTCTTGCAAAGGCGATAGCCCCGCTCGGGTTGGCAGAGTTGAACTTGGAGCCTTCAAACGGTGCGAAGTACAACACTTCATTAGCCTTAGCAATCGTAAGGAGCTTCGATCCGTGCATCGCTTGTGGTGTGCATACGATAGAGCTGAATGTCAGGTGA
- a CDS encoding hydrogenase small subunit translates to MKLSRRNFLKLVGAMGASTFLTTCKADLVKALEDVKDYWHICWLNGAACTGCTISFAQSADPDLVQILTEILVGNSGLPIALPDYMETIHVASGTLAEELKERWRQSKRAKILIVEGAVQDEGFCTIHGKDFREHLKEAAEVADYIIAVGQCATYGGIPGAKPWDGEPNPTGAKGVQDFLYEVGINKTVINIPCCPAHPDHIIVTLASLMLGVVPELDKYGRPKVFFGKNMHNELCPYRPYYDRGIFITKPGEEGCRFKMGCKGPICNTDCAIRKWNNGTSYCVETNICIGCAEPGWPDKFSPFYAEVPELPRVLGVGAETIGAGLLGATLLGIGIHAVRHLGAKKHKKEEE, encoded by the coding sequence ATGAAGTTAAGTAGGAGGAATTTTCTAAAGCTTGTAGGCGCAATGGGTGCCAGTACTTTTCTAACGACTTGCAAGGCTGATTTGGTAAAAGCTCTTGAGGATGTAAAGGACTACTGGCACATATGCTGGCTAAATGGTGCAGCATGCACGGGCTGTACAATTTCCTTTGCGCAGTCTGCAGATCCAGATCTCGTACAGATACTGACTGAAATACTCGTAGGAAACTCTGGCTTGCCAATAGCTCTACCGGACTACATGGAAACTATACACGTTGCCTCTGGAACCCTTGCCGAAGAGCTTAAGGAGAGATGGAGACAATCTAAGAGGGCGAAGATACTCATAGTTGAGGGAGCCGTGCAGGATGAGGGATTCTGTACCATACACGGTAAGGACTTCAGGGAGCATTTGAAGGAGGCTGCGGAAGTCGCAGATTACATAATTGCTGTGGGGCAGTGTGCAACTTACGGAGGAATTCCGGGTGCAAAACCTTGGGATGGAGAACCAAATCCGACTGGTGCGAAGGGAGTTCAGGACTTCTTGTATGAGGTCGGCATAAACAAGACAGTTATAAACATCCCGTGCTGTCCAGCACATCCAGATCACATTATAGTAACCTTAGCATCTCTCATGCTCGGAGTGGTTCCAGAACTCGACAAGTATGGAAGGCCGAAGGTATTCTTCGGAAAGAACATGCATAACGAACTCTGTCCGTACAGACCTTACTACGATAGAGGTATATTCATAACGAAGCCGGGTGAAGAGGGTTGCAGATTCAAGATGGGATGTAAAGGGCCTATCTGCAACACCGATTGTGCGATAAGGAAGTGGAACAACGGAACGAGCTACTGTGTTGAAACGAACATATGCATAGGTTGTGCCGAGCCGGGATGGCCAGACAAGTTCTCGCCGTTCTACGCTGAGGTTCCAGAATTACCGAGGGTTCTTGGCGTCGGCGCAGAGACAATTGGCGCTGGACTCTTGGGTGCAACCCTCTTGGGAATTGGTATTCATGCTGTAAGGCATCTCGGAGCCAAGAAGCATAAGAAAGAGGAGGAGTGA
- the mtnP gene encoding S-methyl-5'-thioadenosine phosphorylase, with protein sequence MDVKIAIIGGTGIYEGLGLENVKEIDVDTPFGKPSDSIFVGELEGVKVAFLPRHGRGHVYSPTNVPYRANIYALKKLGVERIISVCAVGSLKEEIKPLDIVIPDQLYDKTKFRPNTFFEEVVVHVGFAEPFCPELRKVAIEVLKDLGYSFHENGTYVCIEGPQFSTKAESAVHRALGFDIIGMTALPEAKLAREAEICYLTVATVTDYDVWKEEEVDVAMVLENMAKSEERVRNLLKKLIPKIPVERKCPCKDALKFAITTHKDYITPQARRKLGIFLGKYL encoded by the coding sequence ATGGATGTTAAGATTGCCATAATTGGAGGAACTGGTATTTATGAGGGTTTGGGGCTTGAAAATGTTAAGGAAATTGATGTGGATACGCCTTTTGGAAAGCCATCTGATTCAATCTTTGTAGGGGAGCTTGAAGGCGTTAAAGTTGCGTTCCTGCCAAGGCATGGAAGGGGGCATGTATACTCTCCGACAAACGTCCCGTACAGAGCCAACATATACGCACTAAAAAAGCTTGGAGTGGAGAGAATAATAAGCGTCTGTGCTGTAGGCTCTCTCAAGGAGGAGATAAAGCCTTTGGATATCGTCATTCCAGATCAGCTTTACGACAAAACCAAGTTCAGGCCAAACACTTTCTTCGAAGAAGTTGTAGTTCACGTCGGCTTTGCTGAGCCATTCTGCCCAGAATTAAGGAAGGTAGCGATAGAAGTATTAAAGGACTTGGGATACAGTTTTCACGAGAATGGGACTTACGTTTGTATAGAGGGACCGCAATTCTCAACAAAAGCGGAATCTGCAGTTCACAGGGCTTTAGGCTTTGACATAATAGGTATGACAGCTTTACCTGAGGCTAAACTTGCGAGGGAGGCTGAGATATGTTACCTAACCGTGGCTACGGTAACTGATTACGACGTTTGGAAGGAAGAGGAAGTAGATGTTGCAATGGTCCTCGAAAACATGGCAAAGAGTGAGGAGAGGGTTAGAAACCTTCTGAAGAAGTTGATTCCAAAGATTCCAGTGGAAAGGAAGTGTCCGTGTAAGGATGCCTTGAAGTTTGCAATAACGACTCACAAGGATTACATAACACCTCAAGCGAGGAGAAAGTTGGGCATATTCTTGGGCAAATATCTCTGA
- a CDS encoding phosphoribosyltransferase — MRCVITNWDYLDSLCRKVAEQIMEDGFEPDTIVAIARGGWFVGSVLCDALGLDELVSLGIKHYIGYDRGELKVRGEISLEYRERVLIVDDLVNTGKSMTKAKEIVEKNAKEVRTACLLLVSTSKFVPNYFGEYLERFSWVIFPWNIVEDLSSLIRAVMKNKELWTVWEIKNAIYDEFQIDPIYLDIINPGRFESVLRVMEMRDVIEKVVVDDKTYYRLK, encoded by the coding sequence ATGAGATGTGTCATAACGAACTGGGATTACTTGGACAGCCTCTGTAGGAAAGTGGCTGAGCAGATAATGGAAGACGGATTTGAGCCCGATACAATAGTTGCAATTGCAAGAGGAGGATGGTTTGTTGGTAGCGTCCTTTGTGATGCACTCGGTTTAGATGAGTTGGTCTCTTTGGGAATAAAGCACTACATCGGATATGACAGGGGGGAGTTGAAAGTTAGAGGGGAAATTAGTTTAGAATACAGGGAGAGGGTTTTGATAGTCGACGATCTAGTTAATACCGGTAAGAGCATGACCAAGGCGAAGGAGATAGTAGAGAAGAATGCAAAAGAAGTTAGGACAGCTTGCTTACTTCTTGTATCTACATCTAAATTTGTCCCGAACTACTTCGGAGAATATCTGGAAAGATTTTCTTGGGTAATATTTCCTTGGAATATTGTTGAAGATCTTTCAAGCTTAATAAGAGCGGTAATGAAGAATAAAGAGCTTTGGACGGTTTGGGAGATAAAGAATGCAATTTACGATGAGTTTCAAATAGATCCGATATACCTTGACATAATAAACCCGGGAAGGTTTGAGAGCGTTCTGAGAGTTATGGAGATGAGAGATGTTATTGAGAAAGTAGTTGTAGATGACAAAACTTATTACAGGTTGAAGTAA
- a CDS encoding RNA 2'-phosphotransferase, translating to MEEIRFCPEHGFYRGEVCHCGKKGEMILDKEKVEKLGRFISGVLRHFPERFGLEMDENGWVDFEKLVKVARRKFKWANRWLIKALVYSDSKGRYEIKDGKIRAKYGHSVNVELNDYPIAEEEVLYYGTSEEEAQRMLEIGIKPVNQTYVHLSTTIEKSEEVARLRTDDPIILEIDAKKARENGIRIIKANKYIALAKEIPPQYIKRVIKL from the coding sequence ATGGAGGAGATAAGGTTCTGCCCAGAGCACGGATTCTACAGGGGAGAAGTTTGCCATTGCGGTAAGAAGGGCGAGATGATATTGGACAAGGAAAAGGTTGAGAAACTGGGGAGGTTTATATCTGGGGTTCTGAGGCATTTCCCAGAAAGGTTTGGCTTAGAAATGGATGAGAACGGATGGGTCGATTTTGAAAAGCTCGTCAAAGTTGCTAGGAGGAAGTTTAAATGGGCAAACAGGTGGCTAATCAAAGCTCTGGTATACTCGGACAGTAAGGGAAGATACGAAATAAAGGATGGCAAGATAAGAGCCAAATACGGGCACAGCGTTAACGTCGAGCTAAATGACTATCCGATTGCCGAAGAAGAAGTTTTATATTATGGAACTAGTGAGGAGGAAGCTCAAAGGATGCTTGAAATAGGTATAAAGCCCGTAAATCAGACGTACGTTCATTTGTCTACCACTATTGAAAAGAGCGAAGAGGTGGCAAGACTTAGAACAGATGACCCCATAATACTTGAGATAGATGCAAAAAAAGCAAGAGAAAACGGGATAAGGATAATAAAAGCCAATAAGTACATCGCTTTGGCCAAGGAGATTCCTCCCCAGTATATCAAAAGGGTGATAAAATTATGA
- a CDS encoding DUF531 domain-containing protein — protein MIVLCLVNTYDKLKKHEIHLRSIARAIPLCYAFDFHLALYDFNFWKNEREMVDEVVSYTTIGEPDYAYQMLDKNKIHLIDNFPAHFGELIATTPEPDRKKALSFEDMARVIRERSVTFLIGLGRRGLPKDLMERARYHFEATGRGVSLETCTAMGVIATTIHFARVMGWRR, from the coding sequence GTGATAGTGCTGTGTTTGGTTAATACGTACGATAAGCTGAAGAAGCATGAAATTCATTTGAGAAGCATTGCGAGGGCAATCCCACTCTGCTACGCTTTCGATTTTCATCTGGCACTTTACGATTTCAACTTCTGGAAAAATGAGAGGGAGATGGTTGATGAAGTTGTGAGTTATACAACGATAGGGGAGCCAGATTACGCCTATCAAATGCTCGATAAGAATAAGATACATCTTATCGACAACTTTCCAGCCCACTTTGGCGAACTTATTGCTACCACTCCCGAACCTGATAGAAAGAAAGCTTTGAGCTTTGAGGATATGGCAAGGGTTATAAGAGAGAGATCGGTAACATTTTTAATAGGTCTGGGTAGGAGAGGCCTGCCGAAAGATTTAATGGAGAGAGCGAGGTATCACTTCGAAGCTACGGGAAGGGGTGTGAGCTTGGAAACCTGCACAGCAATGGGTGTGATCGCTACAACGATCCACTTTGCGAGGGTGATGGGATGGAGGAGATAA
- the iorB gene encoding indolepyruvate ferredoxin oxidoreductase subunit beta, whose translation MDIIIVGVGGQGILTCSNILARASMNAGLNVITSEVHGMAQRGGSVEVHVRIGDVHSPLIPLGSADAMIALEPVEALRKAEFIGKDSLVVVNTKPIVPVSVTLGLARYPDVDEVIDAIKSVADRVVHLNAFEIAEKAGDVRSANVVMLGAFAKHTELFTLKELEKAVKDVLPEKVHDVNIKALRLGYELA comes from the coding sequence ATGGACATAATAATAGTCGGCGTGGGAGGACAGGGCATACTGACGTGCTCAAATATACTGGCAAGGGCTAGCATGAATGCGGGTTTGAACGTAATCACTTCAGAGGTACATGGAATGGCTCAGAGAGGCGGCAGTGTCGAAGTCCATGTAAGAATTGGAGATGTTCACTCTCCTCTAATACCGTTAGGATCTGCCGATGCTATGATTGCTCTAGAGCCAGTGGAAGCTTTGAGGAAGGCAGAGTTCATCGGTAAGGATTCGCTCGTTGTGGTAAACACGAAGCCGATAGTACCTGTAAGTGTCACACTCGGGTTAGCGAGATATCCAGATGTAGATGAAGTTATAGATGCTATCAAAAGTGTCGCTGACAGAGTTGTGCATTTAAACGCATTTGAAATAGCCGAAAAGGCTGGTGACGTTAGAAGTGCCAATGTAGTCATGCTTGGCGCTTTCGCTAAACATACAGAGCTGTTTACACTTAAAGAGCTTGAGAAAGCTGTTAAAGATGTTTTACCAGAGAAAGTCCACGATGTTAACATTAAGGCGTTGAGATTAGGTTATGAGCTTGCGTAA
- a CDS encoding ABC transporter ATP-binding protein: MVVSVKNVSFSYGGFQVLRDVTMNAREGEIVCLLGPNGAGKSTLLRCTLGALRPQKGRIIINGVDIFDFDPIELAKLIGYVPQAIERTFPLTVFESVLIGRLPYLGWTPSQSDIEAVRNAMKLLGIENLAWKNLNELSGGQRQKVLLAMALAKEPSILLLDEPTNNLDLNSQLEVMDIIRDVVKDGKTAIVALHDLNLALRYADKIVIMKNGRVLANGKPAEVLSENVIESVYGVKAIVKNENGLRYVIPLTRCEHA; encoded by the coding sequence ATGGTGGTAAGTGTTAAGAACGTTTCATTCAGCTACGGAGGATTTCAAGTGCTAAGAGATGTAACAATGAATGCTAGAGAGGGTGAGATAGTTTGCCTGCTTGGTCCAAACGGTGCGGGCAAATCAACGCTTTTGAGGTGTACACTTGGGGCGTTAAGACCTCAGAAAGGGAGGATAATTATAAATGGAGTAGATATTTTCGATTTTGATCCAATTGAGTTGGCGAAGTTAATTGGTTACGTTCCTCAAGCAATTGAACGAACTTTTCCGCTTACGGTCTTTGAATCAGTTCTAATCGGTCGTTTGCCATACTTAGGCTGGACACCAAGTCAATCTGACATTGAGGCTGTCAGAAATGCAATGAAGTTGCTGGGAATAGAGAACTTGGCTTGGAAGAATTTGAACGAGCTGAGTGGAGGTCAAAGACAGAAAGTTCTTTTAGCTATGGCTTTGGCTAAAGAGCCTTCGATCCTTCTTCTAGATGAACCAACGAACAATCTCGACTTGAACAGCCAACTCGAGGTAATGGATATAATAAGAGACGTAGTGAAAGATGGAAAGACTGCAATCGTAGCTTTGCACGATTTAAACCTTGCTTTGAGATATGCGGACAAAATTGTGATTATGAAAAATGGGAGAGTTCTAGCCAACGGTAAACCTGCTGAAGTGTTGAGTGAGAACGTGATAGAAAGTGTTTACGGTGTAAAAGCCATTGTTAAAAATGAGAACGGTCTAAGATACGTTATTCCTTTAACGAGATGTGAACACGCTTAA
- a CDS encoding FecCD family ABC transporter permease: MMEVSLADYRNFIRKRTIFVISLLFLLILASIYSLLVGSSRLDCKTVIDALMGTGTEKAETIIWNIRLPRVLMAVSAGAGLALSGLITQTVLRNPLASPFTLGISSAAAFGAALAIVSGVGGIMLETALGGFQITNFYVVIISAFAFSLIATFAILTISKMKGASPAVIVLAGLAILFLFSAATSLIQYFGTTEQVAAIVFWLFGSLSKTTWVSLEVMSLVLFITLFISYRWCWKFNALYLGDDIAKSLGVDARRMRLVGMVIASLLTATAVSFLGVISFVCLVSPHIARLALGSDHRYLIPSSCLIGAIILLVADTASRTLFLPLTLPVGIFTSFLGVPLFIYLIIKRGERAWW; encoded by the coding sequence ATGATGGAGGTATCATTAGCAGATTATAGAAACTTTATCAGGAAAAGAACAATTTTTGTAATTTCTTTGCTATTCCTTTTAATACTAGCCTCAATTTACTCGTTACTTGTCGGATCATCACGGCTTGACTGTAAAACTGTCATTGATGCTTTGATGGGAACGGGAACAGAGAAAGCTGAAACTATAATCTGGAATATAAGGTTGCCGAGAGTTCTGATGGCTGTATCTGCGGGGGCTGGGTTAGCCTTATCTGGACTAATTACTCAAACTGTATTGAGGAATCCCCTCGCATCACCATTCACGCTAGGAATATCATCTGCTGCAGCTTTCGGCGCAGCTTTGGCAATAGTTAGTGGAGTAGGAGGAATTATGCTTGAAACAGCCCTTGGAGGTTTTCAAATTACAAACTTTTACGTAGTAATCATTAGTGCGTTTGCCTTCTCGCTCATAGCAACATTTGCAATTCTCACGATTTCCAAAATGAAAGGAGCTTCTCCAGCAGTTATCGTTTTAGCTGGACTTGCAATTTTATTTCTCTTTTCAGCAGCTACATCGCTCATACAGTACTTCGGTACGACTGAGCAAGTTGCTGCAATAGTATTCTGGCTGTTCGGTAGTTTATCGAAGACAACTTGGGTCAGCCTTGAAGTTATGAGTCTTGTACTTTTCATAACTCTCTTCATATCCTACAGATGGTGCTGGAAGTTTAATGCTCTCTATTTGGGGGATGACATTGCGAAAAGCTTGGGTGTCGATGCGAGGAGGATGAGATTGGTAGGTATGGTCATAGCATCGCTCTTAACGGCAACTGCAGTCTCTTTTCTCGGTGTAATATCTTTTGTTTGCTTGGTTTCACCGCATATAGCAAGACTTGCTTTGGGAAGTGATCACAGATACTTAATTCCTTCATCATGTTTGATTGGAGCAATAATATTGCTCGTTGCAGATACAGCTTCGAGAACGCTGTTCCTTCCTCTAACTTTACCAGTAGGAATATTCACATCATTCTTGGGAGTTCCACTGTTCATATACTTGATCATAAAGAGAGGTGAAAGGGCATGGTGGTAA